From one Geoalkalibacter halelectricus genomic stretch:
- a CDS encoding cytochrome b/b6 domain-containing protein, with product MAQSKYIYLQPTPIRIWHWLNALGFIALILSGIQIRYPEVNIFGSYRAAIELHNTAGIVVSVSFCLWLIYYLVISRKLVALYVPTRDDIQRGLWRQAMFYFFNYFRGKPNPHHATPESKFNPMQKSAYLVIMMVLVPLVIVSGLLLLNIGPMRQVVMALGGVKMVIGAHFLLSCGLTAFLFTHVYLATLGQTAFAYFKPMWTGWEKVDSHHAEEGH from the coding sequence ATGGCACAGAGCAAATACATCTACCTGCAACCAACGCCCATTCGAATCTGGCACTGGCTCAATGCCCTGGGATTTATCGCCCTGATCCTCTCGGGCATCCAGATTCGCTATCCCGAGGTCAATATTTTCGGCAGCTATCGCGCCGCCATCGAGTTGCACAACACGGCAGGTATCGTCGTCTCGGTGAGCTTCTGCCTGTGGCTGATCTACTACCTGGTCATCTCGCGCAAGCTGGTCGCCCTCTACGTGCCGACCCGCGACGACATCCAGCGTGGGCTCTGGCGCCAGGCCATGTTCTACTTCTTCAATTATTTCCGGGGTAAGCCCAACCCCCATCACGCAACACCGGAGTCCAAGTTCAACCCCATGCAGAAATCGGCCTACCTGGTGATCATGATGGTGCTGGTGCCTCTGGTCATCGTCTCGGGGTTGCTGTTGCTCAACATCGGGCCCATGCGCCAGGTGGTCATGGCCCTGGGTGGTGTGAAAATGGTGATCGGCGCCCATTTCCTGCTGTCCTGCGGCCTGACGGCCTTTTTGTTCACCCATGTCTATCTGGCCACCCTCGGCCAGACCGCCTTTGCTTACTTCAAGCCCATGTGGACGGGTTGGGAAAAGGTCGACAGCCACCACGCCGAAGAGGGGCATTGA
- a CDS encoding cytochrome c3 family protein: protein MKISAKHLIFLFFMYFLAFVALVAVPSGWAADTDHCLMCHGDAGMVGDALYVDGDKFAATLHGDMGCVACHVDATYDHPDDGLRLAAVNCNDCHFDIEQEYNAGIHAGLASCNDCHEPHSVRGPTEVSGYDMNLMCTGCHSVSRMVDSHSRWLPQAGLHIEAVPCITCHTSSEDVVITWYLVKQKQAYGDFVLLSNEELQQLAGEAGITEIIDRDGDGFVSLAELRAFNTSRDFRGLHLVGMMTPETVSHNFQVLDNRWDCTFCHASGPGAMQTSYVAFPRGDGSFKRLDVEKGAALDALYGTPNFYMVGATRNKTMDILGAMIIAGGLVLPVGHGTLRFFTRKNRKGGH, encoded by the coding sequence GTGAAAATCTCAGCGAAGCATTTAATTTTTCTATTTTTCATGTACTTTCTGGCATTTGTTGCCCTGGTCGCGGTGCCGTCGGGTTGGGCCGCGGACACCGACCACTGCCTGATGTGCCACGGCGACGCCGGGATGGTGGGCGACGCCCTGTATGTGGACGGTGACAAATTCGCCGCCACCCTGCACGGCGACATGGGCTGCGTGGCCTGTCACGTCGACGCCACCTACGACCACCCCGACGACGGCCTGCGCTTGGCCGCGGTCAACTGCAACGATTGCCACTTCGACATCGAGCAGGAATACAACGCCGGCATCCATGCCGGGCTGGCGTCCTGCAACGATTGCCACGAACCCCACAGCGTGCGAGGTCCCACCGAAGTCAGCGGCTACGACATGAACCTGATGTGCACCGGCTGCCACAGCGTATCGCGCATGGTCGACAGCCACAGCCGCTGGCTGCCCCAGGCCGGGCTGCATATCGAGGCGGTGCCCTGCATCACCTGTCACACCTCCTCGGAAGACGTGGTCATCACCTGGTACCTGGTCAAGCAGAAGCAGGCCTACGGCGATTTCGTGCTGCTCAGCAACGAGGAATTGCAGCAACTTGCCGGCGAGGCCGGCATCACCGAAATCATCGACCGCGACGGCGATGGATTCGTGTCGCTCGCCGAACTGCGCGCCTTCAACACCAGTCGTGATTTCCGCGGCCTGCACCTGGTGGGCATGATGACGCCGGAAACCGTCAGCCACAACTTCCAGGTGCTCGACAACCGCTGGGACTGCACCTTCTGCCATGCCTCCGGCCCCGGGGCCATGCAGACCAGCTACGTGGCCTTTCCTCGCGGGGACGGCTCCTTCAAGCGCCTTGACGTGGAAAAGGGCGCGGCCCTCGACGCCCTCTACGGCACGCCGAATTTCTACATGGTCGGCGCCACGCGCAACAAGACCATGGACATTCTCGGGGCCATGATCATCGCCGGCGGCCTGGTGCTGCCCGTCGGTCACGGCACCCTGCGCTTCTTCACCCGTAAAAACCGCAAGGGAGGACACTAA